From the genome of Mugil cephalus isolate CIBA_MC_2020 chromosome 2, CIBA_Mcephalus_1.1, whole genome shotgun sequence, one region includes:
- the LOC125003820 gene encoding cAMP-specific 3',5'-cyclic phosphodiesterase 4C-like: protein MKKSRSVLSVTGEEGNDTDITGAGGKAESSRYSRSYTSGATLGAELRRGRSRRLSPSLQVPCWLRPRDRTRSPEVLSNVSRPTTLPLRIPPRISITQADSDSYEAENGVSPGHTPLGSQSPSLTLHTSFPQGQRRESFLYRSDSDYDMSPKTVSRNSSLVSEGHTAEDFIVTPFAQVLASLRSVRSNFTILANVSTPAVKRSPLSGGCISPRATLSDQQYQQLALDTLEELDWCLDQLETIQTHRSVSEMASNKFKRMLNRELSHLSEMSRSGNQVSEYISSTFLDKQNEVEIPSPTLKDKPMSHISGVRKLSHSSSLSSASMPRFGVNTDHEDELAKELEDLDKWSFNIFRVAEFSNNRPLSCIMYAIFQERELLKTFRIPVDTFVTYVMTLEDHYHGNVAYHNSLHAADVTQSTHVLLSTPALDAAFTDLEILAALFAAAIHDVDHPGVSNQFLINTNSELALMYNDESVLENHHLAVGFKLLHLENCDIFQNLTKRQRQSLRKLVIDMVLATDMSKHMTLLADLKTMVETKKVTSSGVLLLDHYTERIQVLRNMVHCADLSNPTKPLPLYRQWTERIMEEFFRQGDKERERGMEISAMCDKHTASVEKSQVGFIDYIVHPLWETWADLVHPDAQELLDTLEENREWYLNTMPQSPSPPPDRHLQHDRFQFELTLEDLEHNNHNHIHLRSNSNGGGGGGGGGRRGSDGDDVQAELNGDDQNHVESEREDEENHNSEQNGVQEEEEGEGGEKEEEEEEGQQVEEETVNDETEVEEKDENQGEEQQEEEEEKDEGEGEEEEVEGEKEENEEAKEEDVEEDEGSAEDKVEEEEVEVEDQAEEEEKEEEAETEDNVEEEAELGQEVEGEEEEEEEEEEKEDDES, encoded by the exons ATGAAGAAGAGCCGCAGCGTGCTGTCGGTGACTGGAGAAGAG GGAAACGACACAGATATAACAGGTGCCGGGGGGAAGGCGGAGTCGTCTCGCTACAGCCGATCTTACACGTCTGGGGCCACGCTGGGGGCTGAGCTACGCAGAGGGAGGAGCAGAAGACTCTCGCCTAGTCTCCAG GTGCCATGCTGGCTCCGCCCTCGAGATCGCACCCGTTCACCAGAGGTCCTGAGCAACGTGTCACGTCCCACAACTCTTCCTCTCCGCATCCCTCCTCGCATCTCCATCACACAGGCTGACTCTGACAG TTACGAAGCAGAGAATGGCGTGTCCCCAGGTCACACCCCTCTGGGCTCCCAGAGTCCAAGCCTCACCCTGCACACCTCCTTCCCCCAGGGCCAGAGGAGAGAGTCCTTCCTCTACCGCTCCGACTCGGACTACGACATGTCACCCAAGACGGTCTCACGTAACTCTTCCCTCGTCAGCGAAGG ACACACAGCAGAGGACTTTATCGTCACGCCTTTTGCTCAA gTACTGGCCAGTCTGAGATCAGTACGGAGCAACTTCACCATCCTCGCCAACGTCTCCACACCAGCAGTCAA GAGGTCTCCTCTCAGTGGAGGCTGCATCAGTCCCAGGGCGACGCTGTCAGACCAGCAGTACCAGCAGCTCGCTCTGGACacgctggaggagctggactgGTGCTTGGACCAGCTGGAGACCATCCAGACGCACCGCTCTGTCAGCGAAATGGCCTCCAACAAG TTTAAGAGGATGCTGAACAGAGAGCTGTCTCACCTGTCCGAGATGAGTCGCTCTGGGAACCAGGTGTCCGAATACATCTCCAGCACCTTCCTCG ACAAGCAGAACGAGGTGGAAATCCCGTCTCCAACTCTGAAAGACAAACCAATGAGTCACATCAGCGGCGTGAGGAAACTGTCTCACAGCTCCAGCCTCTCCAGCGCTTCGATGCCTCGCTTCGGCGTCAACACCGACCACGAGGATGAGCTTGCCAAG GAGCTGGAGGATCTGGACAAATGGAGTTTTAACATATTCAGAGTGGCTGAATTCTCCAACAACAGACCTCTGAGCTGCATCATGTACGCCATCTTCCAG GAGCGAGAGCTGCTGAAGACATTTCGTATCCCGGTGGACACCTTTGTCACTTATGTGATGACCCTGGAGGACCATTACCATGGCAACGTCGCGTACCACAACAGCCTCCATGCCGCCGACGTCACCCAGTCCACGCATGTCCTCCTCTCAACTCCTGCCCTCGAT GCCGCCTTCACTGACCTGGAGATCCTCGCCGCCCTGTTCGCCGCTGCCATCCATGACGTAGACCACCCCGGCGTCTCCAACCAGTTCCTCATCAACACCA ACTCGGAGCTCGCCCTCATGTACAACGATGAGTCGGTGCTGGAGAACCACCACCTCGCCGTGGGCTTCAAGCTCCTGCACCTGGAGAACTGTGACATCTTCCAGAACCTCACCAAGAGGCAGCGGCAGAGCCTTCGCAAGCTCGTCATCGACATG GTGTTGGCCACAGACATGTCCAAACACATGACCCTGCTGGCAGATTTGAAGACGATGGTGGAGACCAAGAAGGTGACGAGTTCAGGCGTCCTGCTCCTGGACCATTACACGGAGCGGATACAG GTGCTGAGGAACATGGTGCACTGCGCAGACCTGAGCAACCCCACCAAGCCCTTACCCCTGTACCGACAGTGGACGGAGAGGATCATGGAGGAGTTCTTCCGACAGGGGGACAAGGAAcgggagagagggatggagatcAGCGCCatgtgtgacaaacacacagcgtCTGTGGAGAAGAGTCAG GTGGGCTTCATCGACTACATCGTCCACCCGCTGTGGGAGACGTGGGCCGACCTGGTGCACCCGGACGcccaggagctgctggacaCGCTGGAGGAGAACAGGGAGTGGTACCTGAACACCATGCCCCAGTCCCCCTCGCCTCCCCCGGACAGACACCTCCAGCACGACCGCTTCCAGTTCGAACTCACCCTGGAGGACCTGgagcacaacaaccacaaccacataCACCTGAGGAGCAACAGcaacggcggcggcggcggcggcggcggggggaggaggggctcGGACGGAGACGACGTCCAGGCCGAGCTGAACGGAGACGACCAGAACCACGTGGAAAGCgagagggaggacgaggagaatCACAACAGTGAACAGAACGGagtccaggaggaggaagagggggagggtggagaaaaggaggaggaggaggaggaggggcagcaagtagaagaagaaactgtgaATGATGAGACAGAGGTTGAGGAGAAAGATGAAAATCagggagaagagcagcaggaggaggaggaggaaaaggatgaaggagagggagaggaagag gaggtggagggagaaaaggaggagaatgaggaagCAAAAGAGGAAGATGTAGAGGAAGATGAGGGCAGTGCGGAAGACAaggtagaggaagaggaggtggaagtAGAGGATCAGgccgaggaagaggagaaagaggaggaggcagaaacaGAGGACAACGTGGAAGAGGAAGCAGAGTTAGGACAAGAGgtagaaggagaggaggaggaggaggaggaggaggaagaaaaagaggacgATGAGTCTTGA